Proteins encoded by one window of Pseudonocardia sp. HH130629-09:
- a CDS encoding dicarboxylate/amino acid:cation symporter: MSLVVRAARAWQRPRVFALLTVAGLVLGALLGLAVRITGSDGLATTLDTVGGLFTGLLQFTVTPLVFLAIVVGIVSLRDLGGGRTAARLGGRTIAWFAGTSLVAVLIAIAIGLVGRPGEGVTIAADPADVEAVGERSAGSWQALLSNLVPDNPVAAFAEGDVLQVVVAALLIGAAAYALGERAEPFVAFSRSAFEVVLTVIRWIVVLAPIGVLGLIGNAFATYGTGVVASLAGLIVTVYLGCAVVLFGVYPLLLKVVAGIGPRRFFGATWPALQFAFVSRSSGATLPLSRQAAIDLGVDRNYAGFAVPLATTTKMDGCAAVYPALATIFIAHVSGVPLAAWQYLVIVVVAVFGALATAGTTGWFTMLTLTLAAVGMPPAVIAAGIAVVIGIDPILDMMRTATNVAGQITVPTLVAAQEGILGREDPETAEGPGAGGTGPGPRPGATAEDAPAGRAPASST, translated from the coding sequence GTGTCACTCGTCGTCCGTGCCGCGCGCGCCTGGCAGCGCCCGCGCGTGTTCGCACTGCTCACCGTCGCCGGGCTCGTCCTCGGCGCACTGCTCGGGCTGGCCGTCCGGATCACCGGTTCCGACGGTCTCGCGACCACGCTGGACACCGTCGGCGGCCTGTTCACCGGTCTGCTGCAGTTCACCGTCACACCGCTGGTGTTCCTGGCGATCGTCGTCGGCATCGTCAGCCTGCGGGACCTCGGCGGCGGGCGCACCGCCGCCCGGCTCGGCGGGCGCACCATCGCCTGGTTCGCCGGGACGTCCCTGGTCGCGGTGCTGATCGCCATCGCGATCGGTCTGGTCGGACGGCCCGGTGAGGGCGTCACGATCGCCGCCGACCCGGCCGACGTCGAGGCAGTCGGCGAGCGCAGCGCGGGCTCCTGGCAGGCGCTGCTGTCGAACCTGGTCCCGGACAACCCGGTCGCCGCCTTCGCCGAGGGCGACGTCCTGCAGGTCGTCGTCGCCGCCCTGCTGATCGGTGCCGCCGCCTACGCGCTGGGGGAGAGGGCCGAGCCGTTCGTCGCGTTCTCCCGCTCGGCGTTCGAGGTCGTCCTGACCGTCATCCGCTGGATCGTCGTGCTCGCCCCGATCGGCGTGCTCGGTCTCATCGGCAACGCGTTCGCCACCTACGGCACCGGCGTCGTCGCGTCGCTGGCCGGGCTGATCGTGACCGTCTACCTCGGCTGCGCGGTCGTACTGTTCGGCGTGTACCCGCTGCTGCTGAAGGTCGTGGCCGGCATCGGCCCGCGTCGCTTCTTCGGCGCCACCTGGCCGGCGCTGCAGTTCGCGTTCGTGTCCCGCTCGTCGGGCGCGACGCTGCCGCTGTCCCGGCAGGCCGCGATCGACCTCGGCGTGGACCGCAACTACGCCGGCTTCGCCGTCCCGCTGGCCACCACCACCAAGATGGACGGCTGCGCCGCCGTCTACCCGGCACTGGCGACGATCTTCATCGCCCACGTCTCCGGGGTGCCGCTGGCGGCCTGGCAGTACCTGGTGATCGTCGTGGTCGCCGTGTTCGGCGCGCTCGCCACCGCCGGGACCACCGGCTGGTTCACCATGCTGACGTTGACCCTGGCGGCGGTCGGGATGCCGCCCGCGGTCATCGCGGCCGGGATCGCCGTGGTGATCGGCATCGATCCGATCCTCGACATGATGCGCACCGCGACCAACGTGGCCGGCCAGATCACCGTGCCGACGCTCGTCGCCGCGCAGGAGGGGATCCTCGGACGCGAGGACCCCGAGACCGCCGAGGGTCCCGGCGCCGGGGGCACCGGTCCCGGCCCGCGGCCCGGTGCCACCGCGGAGGACGCGCCGGCCGGGCGCGCACCGGCCTCGTCGACCTGA
- a CDS encoding Pr6Pr family membrane protein, translated as MHAPPAPSRVVPASAVLRVAIVACVLVALLVVELTSRSGVLWRLTTFTYQVNVLAALFYALTARRPGARPALRGAVVVYLLVAGAVWLAFLTDRSAGFTVPNLLLHVVVPVLALADWVVHRPGRGPLRWWHPPLWLVFPAVYLALALAVLNGAGRRAPYYFLDLDAVGAGGLAWNVARLAGGFLVLGYAVLLVGRSGGRPAGP; from the coding sequence GTGCACGCACCGCCCGCGCCCTCGCGCGTCGTTCCCGCCTCCGCCGTCCTGCGCGTCGCGATCGTGGCCTGCGTGCTCGTCGCGCTGCTGGTCGTCGAGCTGACCTCGCGCTCGGGGGTCCTGTGGCGGCTGACCACCTTCACCTACCAGGTCAACGTGCTCGCTGCGCTGTTCTACGCGCTCACCGCCCGCCGGCCCGGTGCCCGCCCGGCCCTGCGCGGTGCGGTCGTGGTGTACCTGCTCGTGGCCGGGGCGGTGTGGCTGGCCTTCCTCACCGACCGCTCGGCCGGGTTCACCGTGCCCAACCTGCTGCTGCACGTCGTGGTCCCGGTGCTGGCGCTGGCCGACTGGGTCGTGCACCGTCCCGGCCGCGGACCGCTGCGCTGGTGGCACCCGCCGCTGTGGCTGGTGTTCCCCGCGGTGTACCTGGCGCTCGCCCTGGCCGTGCTGAACGGGGCCGGGCGACGGGCGCCCTACTACTTCCTCGACCTGGACGCCGTCGGTGCCGGCGGGCTGGCCTGGAACGTCGCCCGCCTGGCGGGCGGGTTCCTGGTGCTCGGCTACGCCGTCCTGCTGGTCGGTCGGTCCGGTGGCCGCCCGGCCGGTCCGTGA
- a CDS encoding 3-hydroxyacyl-CoA dehydrogenase: MDINGSVAVVTGGASGLGLATTEKFVELGAKVLIIDLPSSQGEAVADKLGDDVRFVAADVTNEEQVSAALDAAEELGTVRVAVNCAGIGNGIKTFGKTGPFPLADFTKVINVNLIGTFNVIRLAAERIAKSDHVDGDRGVIINTASVAAFEGQIGQAAYSASKGGIVGMTLPIARDLANIGIRVNTIAPGLFETPLLAGLPEDVKTSLGKQVPHPSRLGQPAEYGKLAAHIVENPMLNGETIRLDGAIRMQPR; this comes from the coding sequence ATGGACATCAACGGTTCCGTCGCCGTCGTCACCGGCGGTGCGTCCGGCCTGGGCCTGGCCACCACGGAGAAGTTCGTGGAGCTCGGCGCCAAGGTCCTGATCATCGACCTGCCGTCGTCGCAGGGCGAGGCCGTCGCCGACAAGCTGGGGGACGACGTCCGCTTCGTCGCCGCCGACGTCACGAACGAGGAGCAGGTCTCGGCCGCCCTCGACGCCGCCGAGGAGCTCGGCACCGTCCGCGTCGCGGTCAACTGCGCCGGCATCGGCAACGGCATCAAGACCTTCGGCAAGACCGGCCCGTTCCCGCTGGCCGACTTCACCAAGGTCATCAACGTCAACCTGATCGGCACGTTCAACGTGATCCGGCTGGCGGCCGAGCGCATCGCCAAGTCCGACCACGTCGACGGCGACCGTGGCGTCATCATCAACACCGCCTCGGTGGCGGCCTTCGAGGGCCAGATCGGTCAGGCCGCCTACTCGGCGTCCAAGGGCGGCATCGTCGGCATGACCCTGCCGATCGCCCGTGACCTGGCGAACATCGGCATCCGGGTCAACACCATCGCCCCCGGCCTGTTCGAGACGCCGCTGCTCGCCGGCCTGCCCGAGGACGTCAAGACCTCGCTGGGCAAGCAGGTGCCGCACCCGTCGCGGCTGGGGCAGCCCGCGGAGTACGGCAAGCTCGCCGCCCACATCGTGGAGAACCCGATGCTCAACGGCGAGACGATCCGTCTCGACGGCGCGATCCGCATGCAGCCCCGCTAG
- a CDS encoding thiolase family protein — MRDAVIVEAVRSPVGKRKGGLAAIHPTDLSAHVLRSLVERSGVDPAEIEDVVWGCVSQSGEQTFDIGRNAALAAGFPETVTGVTVDRQCGSSQQSVHFAAAGLIAGQYDVAVAGGVESMTRVPMGSSKGDADPLGEDFRARYGVSPNQGVGAEMIAEKWGFSRTQLDEFALLSHERAAAAQDDGRFAGQIAPLAGVTADEGVRRGGTLEGLAQLKTVFKDADQGGVIHAGNSSQISDGSAALLMTTSEKARELGLTPIARVHTAVLAGADPVIMLTAPIPATEKALKRSGLSLDEIGAFEVNEAFAPVPLAWLADIAGTTDTASGVGERLNPNGGAIALGHPLGGSGARIMTTLVHHMRDNGIRYGLQTMCEGGGQANATILELL, encoded by the coding sequence GTGCGAGACGCAGTCATCGTGGAGGCCGTACGCAGCCCCGTCGGGAAGCGCAAGGGTGGCCTTGCGGCCATCCACCCGACCGACCTGTCCGCGCACGTCCTGCGGAGCCTGGTCGAGCGGTCCGGAGTCGACCCCGCCGAGATCGAGGACGTCGTCTGGGGCTGCGTGTCCCAGAGCGGTGAGCAGACCTTCGACATCGGACGCAACGCCGCGCTGGCCGCCGGGTTCCCCGAGACCGTCACCGGTGTGACCGTCGACCGCCAGTGCGGGTCCAGCCAGCAGTCGGTGCACTTCGCGGCCGCCGGCCTGATCGCCGGGCAGTACGACGTGGCCGTCGCCGGCGGCGTCGAGTCCATGACCCGGGTCCCGATGGGCTCGTCGAAGGGCGATGCCGACCCGCTCGGCGAGGACTTCCGCGCCCGCTACGGCGTGTCGCCGAACCAGGGCGTCGGCGCGGAGATGATCGCCGAGAAGTGGGGCTTCTCCCGCACCCAGCTCGACGAGTTCGCGCTGCTGTCCCACGAGCGCGCCGCCGCCGCCCAGGACGACGGCCGGTTCGCCGGCCAGATCGCCCCGCTCGCCGGCGTCACCGCCGACGAGGGCGTCCGCCGCGGCGGGACCCTGGAGGGTCTCGCCCAGCTCAAGACGGTGTTCAAGGACGCCGACCAGGGCGGCGTCATCCACGCGGGCAACTCCTCGCAGATCTCCGACGGCTCCGCCGCGCTGCTCATGACCACCAGCGAGAAGGCCCGCGAGCTCGGCCTGACCCCGATCGCCCGCGTGCACACCGCGGTCCTCGCCGGCGCCGACCCGGTCATCATGCTGACCGCCCCGATCCCCGCGACGGAGAAGGCGCTGAAGCGTTCCGGTCTGTCGCTGGACGAGATCGGCGCGTTCGAGGTCAACGAGGCGTTCGCGCCGGTGCCGCTGGCCTGGCTGGCCGACATCGCGGGCACCACCGACACCGCGTCCGGTGTCGGCGAGCGGCTCAACCCCAACGGCGGCGCCATCGCGCTGGGCCACCCCCTCGGCGGCTCCGGCGCGCGGATCATGACCACCCTGGTCCACCACATGCGCGACAACGGCATCCGCTACGGCCTGCAGACCATGTGCGAGGGCGGCGGCCAGGCCAACGCCACCATCCTCGAACTCCTCTGA